The nucleotide sequence GCAGGTGCAGGAGCGGCTGTTCCTGACATGTCTGCGGAGGAAGCGGGGGCATTCGGAGAGGCGCAAGTGTACATTCAAATGTTCCGTGGGGTACCGATGCAGGTCAAGGTGACCATGGGAACGGAGCAGATTCGTGCAGCGCTACCAGAGCGTTTTGGACAGGCAGCCGTGCGTGCAGGCTCTGCGTCGCCGAACCTCATTATGGAACGAAAATGGGTCGAGCATGGCGTGCGCTATGGCGATTTGCGCGAGATTGGCGAGGAGGTCGCATTGGAAGTCGATGCCTCCTATCCAGAGAGCCGTGTGGAAGAAATCGTGGAACAGGCCATGGCGCTTGGTCCCGGGGAAACCCCAGAGCCAGTCGTGCGTGAAAAGAAAGTCGTTACCCTGGAGATGCTCGATGATCCAGATTGGCAAAAAAGATATGAAGCGCTGGATCGAATGGAGCCTACTGAAGAGGATTTGCCTGTTTTGGAAAAAGCGCTTCGTGATAGCAAACCGTCGATTCGCAGGCTTGCGGTTGTGTATCTCGGCATGATTGGCGGCGACGACGTTTTCCCGCTGCTGTTTGAAGCGCTCCGCGATGATTCCGTCTCTGTACGACGCACAGCAGGCGATACCTTGTCCGACTTGGGGGACACGCGCGCGATTCTACCGATGTGTGAAGCGTTGAAGGATAAAAACAAGCTGGTACGCTGGCGTGCTGCTCGCTACTTGTTTGAGGTGGGGGATGAAACGGCCTTGGACGCTTTGCGTACCGCACAGAACGATCCTGAGTTTGAGGTCAGCTTGCAGGTTCAGATGGCCGTGCAGCGCATTGAAAGCGGCGAGGCGGCTAGTGGTACCGTTTGGCAGCAAATGACTCGCCGAAACGAATAGTTCACTGCTTCCAGTTGCGCAAGAGCCCTCTATCAAGCAGATTACTGCGATAGAGGGCTTTTTTTGACGTGTTTTCGTTGGCTGGATATACAGTGAATAGCGGGGCATACTGCTTCAAGAAGAGCGGTCAACAAGTTGGTTCATTAGGTAAATATTGGTATAAGTCAGTATAAAAATAGACACAGTTCAATAATAGTTGACTTCCACCTTATCCATCCCTTAGACTAGGATAGGGTTTAGCTTATGTATTCAACATCGCTAGTGCGTAGGGGAGATTGTGTATGACAACCAATCACTATGACGTTGTTATTGTAGGTGGGGGACTAGCTGGTCTTTCCAGTGCCGCCTACCTGTCGTCGAAAGGCAAAAAAGTTGCAGTTTTGGAACGCGGTCAATTGGGTGGACGTGCCGTTACACTGAAGATCAAAGGGTTTAACTTCAACTTCGGTGCCCACGCCATTTATGCTCGCGACAGCTCCGTTTTGAGAACGTTTGAAAAAGAATTGGGTCTGAACATCGATTGGCAGGATTTCAATCCGACAAAAGCCAAGTACGATATTGGTAGCGATCTGACTGCAGTTCCAGCGAATGTACAAGGACTTTTCCAAACGAAGCTCTTAAAAGGTATGGACAAAGTATTGTTCACGTTTGAGATTTTGAAAACGATGCTAAAAATGGAGAAAGGCCATCCACATATGTCGATTCAAAAGTGGATGGAGAAAAAGCAAGTCAACGAAGAAGTGCGAGAAATGATGTTGACGCTTGCCTCTTCCAACTTCTTCACACGTGAGCCTGAAAAGATTCCTTCTGACGTTTTCTTTTCTTACTACAGCCGTTTGTTTACAACGAATAAACCGGTAGCGTATATCGGTGGCGGCTGGCAAGCATTGATCAATGAATTCGTGCGTGTGATTGAAGCAAACCAGGGTACGATTCTGATCAAAACCAAAGTAGAAAAGTTCCAAGTAGAGAATGATCGTGTGGTTGGAGTGGTGACACCGGAGGGCGAATTTACGGCGGATGAATTTATTTGCTGTATTCCGCCGAAGGAGATGGCGAAGGTCTTTGCGGAGACGCGCCTGGAACATGCGGTTGCACAGCATGCTGAATACGAGCCAACGGTTGTTATGGTGTATGACATTGGCTTGAAAGAGCGAATTGACGTACCGTTCTCCTACATCTACGAAAAAGCAAACAATATTTTCATTACCGATATTTCGTATTATGACCGTACTTGTGTACCTGAAGGCGGGCAGTTGTTGCAGGCGACTGCTTACATGCGTCAGGATGAAGTAGGGAACAAGGAAGCGGCAGAAATCCGCAAACAAGAGATTGAAAACCTGTATGACAAGCATTTCCCAGGCTGGCGTGAGCAACTGGTTGTGCCGCGCGTTTCTGCTCGTGCAGTCGTACAGGAGATCAAGTGGACCATGAATCAGAAGCCAATGCCGATTTTCATGCCGGATTACCGCAACCTGTTCTTCGCGGGTGACTGGTGTGAAGGCCAAGGCCAACTGTCTGAGCTGTCTTTCTCTAGCGCGATGAACGTTGCCAAGCTGATTTTGGAAAAAGAATAATTCGATGACGAGCGGGTGTTCCTTGACGAAAGGAATGCCTGCTTGTTTTTTCTCATTCAACGTTTTAAAGAAAAAAGCCCGCCAATGGAGATGGCAGGCCACATGGATTACGCTTTCTGACAATATACGTGATAAACGAGATGACCGATTTGCGCCATGACTTCGGCAGCATCCTTTTGCTCGAGTCCCTTGTTTAAAATGGACAAGGTAACAGCATGAGAACCGATGTAGAGGATGCCGACATCATGCGTGATTTTGGTCACAGAGCCAGTCTTGTTGGCGAATTCCCATTTCGGAATCATCCCGATCACATCACCGTCCGGGTCAGGCAAGAGGAAGGGGATGCGGTCACGGTGCTGCTGAGTCTTCAAGATGGCGACCATTTTCAAACAACTGTCGTAGGAGATCACTTTTCCTGTTGCCAAATATCGGAGGTGGCTTCCCATGTCTTTTGCCGTCACCTCATTGTAACCTTCCAATTCGGCTGGGACGACCATGAGCTTGTTGTAGAAGTGACTGTTTGTCATTTCTGTTTTTTGCATCGCGTTGCGAATGCTCTCTGTTCCGACGAGATCAATCATCATGTTCGTCGCCGTATTGTCACTTTGGATGATCATCAGGGTAACCAGGTCACGAATCGTAAATTCAGTGCCGGGAGTCATATGCTGAAGAACACCTGCACCGCCAACGAGATCCTCTTTACGCAGCTTGATCTTGTCCTCTAAGGCAAACTTGCCTGCGTACGCCTCTGCAAAAACAGCTGTCATGATCGGGACTTTGATCACACTGGCTGCGTAGAAGCGTTGATCTTCGTTGATGGATAATGTTTCACCGGTACGCAAATCTTCGAAAAAGATTCCCCATTCCCCGCAAGCGTCCTTGATCAGGCTGGATATTTGGGCAAAAAGACTGGATAACATGTAGACCCATCTCCTTTTGTTTCGATGTAGACAAAATTTTCTCAAGATAATATTATTTAGTCATGCTCCTAACAATCAAGAAGAATTATTCCTAAGATGGGGGTTTTGCTGTTGCATAAGTGGAAGAAATTATCATTTTGTGCTGTTCTGTTAACCAGTTTAGCATTCGCAGGTTGTGGAACACCACAAGCAAGCACCACGGGGGAGACGACAGGTGCAAAGCAGGAGCAGAGTAGCGCCCCCCAAACGATGCAGGTCAACCTGAATTCTGGTGAGCCAAGCACGATCGACCCTGGACTGGCAGAAGATATCCCTTCGATGTCTGTTGCCCGTGCAGCATTTGATGGCCTCCTGCGCTTGAATGAAAAAGGCGAGCTGAAAGAGGCGGTCGCAGAGAAATACGAGGTTTCCGCTGATGGTCTCACGTACACCTTCCATCTGCGGGAGTCCAAATGGACCAATGGAGATCCGGTTACCGCTCATGACTTCGAGTATGCATGGAAACGGGTTCTCGACCCGAAAACCGCTTCCGGTTACGCGTACCAGATGTACTATTTGAAAAATGGGCAAGCCTTTAACGCCAACAAGGCAAAAGCCGAAGATGTCGGCGTGAAGGCAACAGACGACAAGACACTGGTTGTTACGCTGGAAAACCCGGCACCGTTTTTCCCGGAATTGGTTGCATCTGTCACCTATTTCCCGGTCAATAAAAAAGCGGTTGAGGGAAACAAAGAATGGGCTTCGAAGCCAGAGACGTACATTACAAACGGGCCATTTAGCTTGAAAAATTGGGAGCACAAATCAAAGATCGAATTCGAAAAGAGCGATTCTTACTGGGATAAGGACGCTGTCAAATTATCCAAGCTGACCTTAAACATGATCGAGGATGCCAATACGGAGCTATCGATGTTTGAGAAAGGTGATCTGGATTGGGCAGGCTCACCACTGGGCGATTTGCCACTGGATGCGCTGGATGCTCTGAAGGAATCCGGAAAGATGCAAGCTCAAGCGACAGCGGGTACGTACTGGTACATTTTCAATACGACGCAAAAGCCGTTTGACAACAAAAAGATTCGTCAGGCATTTGCTACGGCAGTCAATCGTCAGGAAATCTCCGATAATGTCGTACCATACAAGAGCACGCCAGCGACGGGAATTCTCCCGCCAACCATGGCACTCACACCAGAGGGCTATATCAAAGACGGCGATGTAGAGACCGCGAAGAAGCTCTTGGCAGAAGGCATGAAAGAAGCGGGGATCAAAGAGTTGCCACCGATCACGATTGCATACAATACGTCAGAGGTCAATTCGCGTATTGCGACAGTCATTCAGGATCAATGGCGCAAAGCATTTGGCATCGAAGTCAAACTGGTAAACAAAGAGAACAAGGTTCACCGTGAGGACATGAAGCAAGGAAACTTCACCATCGGTCGTGGTAGCTGGATTGGCGATTTCAACGATCCGATCAACTTCCTGGAAGTCTTCAAGGGGGGACTGAATACATCCAAATGGGAAAACAAGGAGTTCCTCGATTTGCTCGCACAGTCTGCCAAAGAAGGGGATGTAGCGAAGCGCAAGGAAATCCTCAAGAAAGCTGAACAAATCGTCATGGATGAAATGCCTGCGTTGCCAATCTACTATTTCACCTACGCATGGGTGAAGCAGGATAGCGTAAAAGATGTGGTAGTAGATGCACTCGGGTTCATCGACTTCAAGTACGCTTCCAATCAAAAGTAATCATGAGTCTATAAGGGAGTGACTGGTGTGCGTCCGATCATTGGTGTGGCATGTACGAAAATGTATTTTCCGAAGAACGATCTCGACCAGTTTTTCTATGTAGGTTCAGGCTATGTGAACGGAATTGCGCGCAGTGGCGGTACTCCACTGATCTTGCCACTGCTGACGATTCAGGATGCTCCGTTTCGTGAGATGATCGAGTCGCTGGACGGCTTGATACTGTCCGGTGGTGAAGATCCTGCGCCGCATTTGTACGGCGAAGATCCGCTACAAGGGCTGGGCGATATCAATTACGAAAGAGACATCACGGAGCTTGAGATTATCAAGATTGCGCTGGAGCTGAAAAAGCCAATACTGGGCATTTGCCGCGGGATGCAAATATTGAATGTGGCGTGTGGCGGCACCCTCATTCAAGATATCCCAAGCCAAGTACCAGGAGCGTTACAGCATGCGCAGAAGGGTTCACGGCAATACGGGGCACACAAGATTACGCTGCAACCTGGCTTTGTAGCGGATGCTCTTGGAAAGACAGAGGTGCTCGTGAACACTTCTCACCACCAAGCAGTCAAAGACATAGCACCGGGCTTCAAAGTCACAGGATGCGCGGCTGACGGTGTGATTGAGGCGATAGAAAGCCTCGACGGGCTACATGTAGGCGTACAGTGGCATCCAGAGCGGATGTGGGCACACGACGACGACATGTTGAAGATTGCCGAGGCATTTGTTGCCCGGATAAAGCAGTTGAAGCTGCAAGCGACTAACTAGAATAGAAATGTGAGAAACCGTTCTGGGATTGCCTAGAGCGGTTTTTTGCATGCAGGAAGACTCTGCGATGGTAGAGCCTCGCGTATCGCAGCGGATATAAGGGGGGGTCAGTGTTAGCGTGGTGAAACAAGGATAAATGACAGGCAGAATCGAACTTCACGTAAGAGAATGGATTTTCGTGAGGTGAGTTTTTGAAGAAAATAATTGTTGTTATTTTGCTTTTTCTACTCGTTTTTCCAAGGTTCCTCTTCGCAGAGTATTTTGCTGAACGCGAAATCAAAATGATAACCGCAAACTATTATCAAGCGCTTATCGACGAAGACTATGAAAAAGCATTCCACACCCTTTTTCTTTATGATGTTGCGGAGGGTAAGCATCCAACTGATGGCACGACGTTAAGTGACCAGGAAGCGAAAGAATTATACATGAAAAAGATCGCTTTCTTAAAAGCTCATCATTACAAACTTAACGATTATGAGATCAAAAAGATTAGATACGAAGATGGGCATACCGCCTTTCTTGAAATGCAGCTTGAAGTTGAGCATGATGGACAAAAATTTCAATATGCTGAAACTGTACATGTATGGGGAGAAAAGGTATGGATTATGGGAGAGGAGGACGATCCGTTCAGAACATATCGGGATGGGAAAATGAAATTTCCGCTAGCCCCAGTAAACTAAGCATAGAGGTGAGAGAAATGTTAAAGGTCGGAGACTCGGCTCCCGTCTTTACGGCGGAGAGCACAAAAGGGACCATTGATCTTAAGGATCACATCGGCAAAGAAAATATCGTCCTCATTTTCTATCCGGGAGATGATACCCCGATTTGCACGAAGCAGCTATGTGCGGTTCAGGATCACTACACCAAAATCGAACAAGCAAACACAGTCGTATTTGGCGTCAATCCCGGTGGTATGGTCAAGAAGCGCTCGTTTGCTGATAAGTTCCGTTATGAATTTCCACTAATCGTGGATGAAGACGAATCGATTCGAAAAGCATATGATGTCGGCAAGGTTCTTGGACTGTTTTTCCAGCAACGCATCGTGTACATGATAGGCAAAAACGGAAATATCATCTACGCCAAAAAAGGGAATCCACCAGTATCAGAGCTGCTACAGGTACTGGAAAGCCAAGTCTAGGACGTTCTCGCTTGCGTCAATGGAACAAAACAGGGATAATAGAAATGAGAATGTATGTTTGGTGGGTATCCCTATGAAAAAAATTCTTCACTTGGATATTGACGCATTTTTTGCGAGTGTAGAGCAGTTAGATCGCCCCGAATTGCGGGGGAAGCCGGTCATTGTCGGGGGAACTGGCAATCGTGGTGTCGTATCTACCTGTAGCTACGAGGCTCGAAAATATGGTGTTCGCTCTGCAATGCCTGTCGCCATGGCGAGGAAAAAATGTCCGCAAGGCTTTTATTTGCCTGTACGCTATAGCCGTTATATCGAAAAATCTGCTGAGGTCAGACAGATATTTACTTCTTATACAGAGAGTTATCAAACAGTGGGTCTAGACGAGGCTTATTTAGACGTGTCCCATTATGAGAATGCGGTACCCATCGCCCGCGATATTAAGAGGCGAATCAAACGGGAGACCGGACTTACTTGCAGCATCGGGCTTTCCTACAATATGTCGTTGGCTAAGATTGCCAGTGATTTGAAAAAGCCGGATGCTTTTGTAATCATCCGACCTGAGCAAGCTTTGGATGTGCTGCGGTCGTTGCCAATTGGCACCTTGCATGGAGTTGGCAAAAAGTCGCAAGAGTTGCTCGCGAAAAAGGGGATTGAGACGGTAGAGGATTTTTGGAGGCTTTCACTCGATGAAGCCACTACATTATTTGGGAAGTTTGGTCGTTCCCTCTATTACCGGGCGAGAGGAGAAGACAATCGCGAAATCGAGATGGATCGCGCGCCGAAATCATTGAGCCGTGAAACGACACTGCCCTTTGATTTGTTTGACAGGGATGCGATTGCTCCGATTGCCACCTCCCTCTTGCGTGAGGTCGAAGAGGACATCCGCGAAGAAGGAGTCGAGCCCCAGACGATAACGCTCAAAATCAAGTATGCGGACTTTACCCAGCGGACCAAGCAACACAAGGCTGTGACTGGAGCCAACTGGCAGGAGCTGTTGGACGATTTGCTCGACGCCTTTGACTATACAGCGGGCGTTCGATTGGTGGGCGTAGGCTTTTCGAATTTTGCCGAGCAGCAAGGGGAGAGATACGAACAGCTCTCGATGTTTTCGTGGAAGCTGGGGAAGTAAGGGGGGAGAACGGTGGAGACAGAGAATGCCTTTCATTGCTGTGCGACCTGTATTCATTTTCGCGTGGAGAAAGGTACGGGAGGAGTCAGCTATCGATGTTCTCGTTTAACTTATGAGACGCGTCCGGACTATCGCTTCCAATGCTGGACTCCGACAGAGAAGGTCAAGCGACTGATGGAAGCACGTAAAAGTCAACGATAGCGACAAAAAGAGGCACCCCCTTCGTCAGTACCGACTAGGAGGTGCCTGTTCTATTCATTTGTCAGGTCGAGGACCATCACTTCCTCCGGTCCATCCATTTCGCCATTTGAGGTAAAGCCGAAAGACTCATACAGCTTGCGAGCGAACTCGTTTTCGGGATGAATGCTCAAGTAAATGCGCGTACAACTGTAGCGTCTGTACATTTCTTCAACGAGCATGTGCAGAAACTTTTTGGCGTACCCCTTACCCTGATGGTGACCATCAAGCATAAAGCGATCCAGCCAAATTCGGCCATTCTCTATTTCTATTCCGTGCATGGCATAACCGACAGCGATGTCCTTGTCATACAGACCGCATGATATCCATTCCGGTTCAAAACCCGATTGGGCGATGGAAAAAGCGTTGCTCTCGATGAAGGCCTGTTGACCTTCCGTTACAGTCAAGCAGGCAATGTGGCGCCAATTTTCTTTCGTAATTTCACGAATAGACAAACTCACAATTTCATCTCGCTTTCATTCGTGTAAAGACGGGCGGATTTGCTTGCTTTTAATTGGACAAAAAGTAAAATGCCAAAGCCAAGGATGGACGCTGCCACGATTAGGAGGGCAGAGGACACAGGTAGTAAATCCGTCAAAATTCCCCCTGCGAGCGGGCCTGCAACCATTCCGATTCCGTGAAACATATTAAAGAGAGAGTACGCCGTGCCGTATGCGCCGCTTCCTCCTTGGTCAATGATGGCCCCCAACGTACTCAAGGTTGGCGATAAGGTAAAACCAATACTAGCCCCAACCAAGGCCATTGCGAGCATTGCCTGCCAGAGGGAGTCCGCCCACGCCAAAAGTGGCAGAAACACAGCCAGCGTAATAATTCCGCCAAACATGAGCTTATACGGATTCATGCGGCTGGAAAGGGAGCCGGCAACTGGCGCGATCAGTCCGTATGCGAGTGTCATGACCCCAAACAAAAGACCAATCGTTGTCGGTGTCATGCTGAGTTTCTCTGTAAAAAATACGGGCAACGTCGGTTCCAGCAAACAAAGGGAAATCTCAGCCAGCAATACGATTCCAGCGATAAAGATGACTTGTGGATTCCGGATGAATCCACCGACATGAAGCTTTTCACTGACAGTTCTCGTCGTGTCTTCCTTCAAGAACAAGTAGACCAGCACAATGTTGATCACGGTAAAGGCTGCTGCTGCCAGGAAAGGCATACGATGGTCACTGATTTCAAACAACCATCCGCCAATCGGCGCTCCAAGCAATGTACCGGTCGAAATCGCCGTCAATGCAATTCCCATAACAGCTCCGCGCATTTTGGATGGGAACAAATCCGCCAAGAGGGCAAGGGCAGTTGGCCATGTAGCCGCAGCAGCAATACCTTGAACAAAACGAGCGGTAATCAGCAAAGCCATTGTCTCAGCGAAAGCAAACAATAACGTGGACGCGGCGAGACCGAGCAAGCCGATCAAAAGCATGGTCCGTCTGCCGATCCGATCGGATATCGGCCCGAAAATAGGGGTGGCAATGAGCATCGCGACGGCATAGCTGCTAAACAGTACGCCCATCATGGTGGAGGAGGGCGCAAGCATTTCCGTAAAATAAGGAACAATCGGAATCAACAAGCTGTATAGCAGCATGTCGATGAAAAGGATCAGAATGACAAACAAGAGTCCTATTCGTTGTTGTTTGGTCATTTGTGTAAAAATGGACATGATGGAACACCTCTTTACTATAAAAACTATTTTTGTTTTATCGGTTTTCTTGCAAATAGCGATATCGTGGTCTTTCCAAAGTTAGTGGAATGACCACGAGTCAATGTTACCTTTTATCCGCTGGTACCAGTCCGAACAAGAGGACATCTACGATGGCGGAAAGCGCCTCTGAGACTGTAATCTGGTTTTTCGTGTAAAAGCGCAGATCAAGTGTGGAATTAAGGGCATCGACAATCACCTTCAACATGAGTGTAACGTTCATATTGACGATTTGTCCTTCTCGAATCCCCTGTTCGATGAGTACGCGAAGTGTCTGCCAATCCTCGGATAAAGAAGCCTCGACCTGGGCATATTGCTCAGGATAATATCGCTTCATCTGTTCGAGGATGCGCAAATCATAAAATTCATAGTGTGTCGGTAAAACCATCATGACGCCTTTGATTTTATCGATAAGAGAGAGACTGTCGTCTGCGAGAATTTGCTGTGTTTTTTCATCGCCCTCTTCAAAGGACTGCTGAATGATTGTTTCCAGAATTTCTACCTTGGATGAGAAGTGCTCGTATAACGTGCGTTTGCTGATCCCGAGCCGCTTCGCCAAGTCATCCATGGAAAATTTCATGCCTTTATCGCGAATCTCTTCAATAAAACCTTTCATGATCCGGTTTTTAATTGCAATCGACCCCCAGCCAAAACAACGGAATAGAAAACTGTAAAAACAAAAATAGTTTTCTTTGTAACGCTATTTTACACAGGATGACAGAGCAATGCAAGTGGTGATCATGCTTTTTGTTTTGCAACTAAGTGGTCGATTATGGTATAGTAGGTGCCGAAATCGCGGTTGATTGCTTCACATCATTTGGAGGTGCCCCGTGTTTTTAGAGAAGCTGATGCCTAGTCAGTTCGTCGAATCAATCCATCACATTGACATAGATCAATTGAAACGAAATAACATCCGTGCGGTGATTACAGACTTGGATAATACCTTGGTGGAATGGGACAGGCCACATGCAACCGAGGAGGTCATCAACTGGCTTGCTCGCATGCATGAGGCAGGCATACAGGTCACTGTTGTCTCCAACAACAACAAGGAGCGTGTAGACCGCTTCTGTGCCCCCTTAAATCTCGGGTTTATTTATGCGGCCAAAAAGCCGACAAACCGTGCTTTTTTGCAGGCAGTGCGGCAGATGAATGTAACCATCGCTGAGACTGTTGTCATTGGCGATCAATTGTTTACCGATGTGCTGGGAGGAAATCGATTAGGATTTCATACGATCCTGGTTGTTCCTGTAGCCCAGACGGATGGTTTTTGGACGCGCTTTAATCGTCAGATGGAGCGTGTGGCCCTTATTTGGATGGAGAGGAAAGGAATGGTTTCGTGGAGGAGAAAAGCATGACGGAACAAATGCATGGCTCTTGTGCTGGATGTGGGATTGCCATTCAGACAGCAGATGCAAAAAAGCCTGGCTATGCACCTGAATCCGCGCTTGGCAGAAAGGTAGTCATTTGCCAGCGCTGTTATCGCATCAAGCATTATAATGAAGTAGCTCCCGTAGGAATGGGCGATGACGATTTCCTCAAGATTTTGGATGGCATCGGTTCTACGGAGTCTCTTGTCGTAATGGTAGTCGATATTTTTGACTTCCAAGGCTCTTGGCTCAAGGGTTTGCCACGTTTTGTCGGGAAAAATCCGATTTTGCTCGTGGGTAACAAGGTCGATCTGCTGCCGAGAAACATCAACCTGAACCGCGTGCGCAACTGGATGCAGCACGAAGCAAAAGAACGCGGACTGCGCCCAGAGGATGTCGTACTCATCAGCGCGCAAAAAGGACTTCATATCGATGAACTGTTGAATCGCATTGGAGAGCTGCGCAAAGGTCGAGATGTTTACATTGTCGGTGTGACCAACGTAGGAAAGTCGACCATGATCAACCGCATCTTGCATGACTACGGTGCGGCTGAGCTTGAGATTACGACTTCGCCATTCCCTGGTACGACACTGGACAAAATCGAGATTCCGCTCGAGGATGGCCGCTCCATTTTTGATACGCCGGGAATCATTAATCGCGATCAGATTGGACATATGGTATCCCCGACTGATCTGAGAAAGATTACCCCAACCAGCCGGATCAACTCCAAGGTGTATC is from Brevibacillus brevis and encodes:
- a CDS encoding virulence factor; this translates as MKLLSIEPTPSPNVMKLNVDERLPDGVQHVYTKKDASKAPELMNKLLEIDGVTSIFHTADFLALERKSNADWQRILTVAREVLQAGAGAAVPDMSAEEAGAFGEAQVYIQMFRGVPMQVKVTMGTEQIRAALPERFGQAAVRAGSASPNLIMERKWVEHGVRYGDLREIGEEVALEVDASYPESRVEEIVEQAMALGPGETPEPVVREKKVVTLEMLDDPDWQKRYEALDRMEPTEEDLPVLEKALRDSKPSIRRLAVVYLGMIGGDDVFPLLFEALRDDSVSVRRTAGDTLSDLGDTRAILPMCEALKDKNKLVRWRAARYLFEVGDETALDALRTAQNDPEFEVSLQVQMAVQRIESGEAASGTVWQQMTRRNE
- a CDS encoding phytoene desaturase family protein, with the protein product MTTNHYDVVIVGGGLAGLSSAAYLSSKGKKVAVLERGQLGGRAVTLKIKGFNFNFGAHAIYARDSSVLRTFEKELGLNIDWQDFNPTKAKYDIGSDLTAVPANVQGLFQTKLLKGMDKVLFTFEILKTMLKMEKGHPHMSIQKWMEKKQVNEEVREMMLTLASSNFFTREPEKIPSDVFFSYYSRLFTTNKPVAYIGGGWQALINEFVRVIEANQGTILIKTKVEKFQVENDRVVGVVTPEGEFTADEFICCIPPKEMAKVFAETRLEHAVAQHAEYEPTVVMVYDIGLKERIDVPFSYIYEKANNIFITDISYYDRTCVPEGGQLLQATAYMRQDEVGNKEAAEIRKQEIENLYDKHFPGWREQLVVPRVSARAVVQEIKWTMNQKPMPIFMPDYRNLFFAGDWCEGQGQLSELSFSSAMNVAKLILEKE
- a CDS encoding serine hydrolase, with translation MLSSLFAQISSLIKDACGEWGIFFEDLRTGETLSINEDQRFYAASVIKVPIMTAVFAEAYAGKFALEDKIKLRKEDLVGGAGVLQHMTPGTEFTIRDLVTLMIIQSDNTATNMMIDLVGTESIRNAMQKTEMTNSHFYNKLMVVPAELEGYNEVTAKDMGSHLRYLATGKVISYDSCLKMVAILKTQQHRDRIPFLLPDPDGDVIGMIPKWEFANKTGSVTKITHDVGILYIGSHAVTLSILNKGLEQKDAAEVMAQIGHLVYHVYCQKA
- a CDS encoding peptide ABC transporter substrate-binding protein, with amino-acid sequence MHKWKKLSFCAVLLTSLAFAGCGTPQASTTGETTGAKQEQSSAPQTMQVNLNSGEPSTIDPGLAEDIPSMSVARAAFDGLLRLNEKGELKEAVAEKYEVSADGLTYTFHLRESKWTNGDPVTAHDFEYAWKRVLDPKTASGYAYQMYYLKNGQAFNANKAKAEDVGVKATDDKTLVVTLENPAPFFPELVASVTYFPVNKKAVEGNKEWASKPETYITNGPFSLKNWEHKSKIEFEKSDSYWDKDAVKLSKLTLNMIEDANTELSMFEKGDLDWAGSPLGDLPLDALDALKESGKMQAQATAGTYWYIFNTTQKPFDNKKIRQAFATAVNRQEISDNVVPYKSTPATGILPPTMALTPEGYIKDGDVETAKKLLAEGMKEAGIKELPPITIAYNTSEVNSRIATVIQDQWRKAFGIEVKLVNKENKVHREDMKQGNFTIGRGSWIGDFNDPINFLEVFKGGLNTSKWENKEFLDLLAQSAKEGDVAKRKEILKKAEQIVMDEMPALPIYYFTYAWVKQDSVKDVVVDALGFIDFKYASNQK
- a CDS encoding gamma-glutamyl-gamma-aminobutyrate hydrolase family protein → MRPIIGVACTKMYFPKNDLDQFFYVGSGYVNGIARSGGTPLILPLLTIQDAPFREMIESLDGLILSGGEDPAPHLYGEDPLQGLGDINYERDITELEIIKIALELKKPILGICRGMQILNVACGGTLIQDIPSQVPGALQHAQKGSRQYGAHKITLQPGFVADALGKTEVLVNTSHHQAVKDIAPGFKVTGCAADGVIEAIESLDGLHVGVQWHPERMWAHDDDMLKIAEAFVARIKQLKLQATN
- a CDS encoding peroxiredoxin, whose product is MLKVGDSAPVFTAESTKGTIDLKDHIGKENIVLIFYPGDDTPICTKQLCAVQDHYTKIEQANTVVFGVNPGGMVKKRSFADKFRYEFPLIVDEDESIRKAYDVGKVLGLFFQQRIVYMIGKNGNIIYAKKGNPPVSELLQVLESQV
- a CDS encoding DNA polymerase IV, with protein sequence MKKILHLDIDAFFASVEQLDRPELRGKPVIVGGTGNRGVVSTCSYEARKYGVRSAMPVAMARKKCPQGFYLPVRYSRYIEKSAEVRQIFTSYTESYQTVGLDEAYLDVSHYENAVPIARDIKRRIKRETGLTCSIGLSYNMSLAKIASDLKKPDAFVIIRPEQALDVLRSLPIGTLHGVGKKSQELLAKKGIETVEDFWRLSLDEATTLFGKFGRSLYYRARGEDNREIEMDRAPKSLSRETTLPFDLFDRDAIAPIATSLLREVEEDIREEGVEPQTITLKIKYADFTQRTKQHKAVTGANWQELLDDLLDAFDYTAGVRLVGVGFSNFAEQQGERYEQLSMFSWKLGK
- a CDS encoding GNAT family N-acetyltransferase; translation: MSLSIREITKENWRHIACLTVTEGQQAFIESNAFSIAQSGFEPEWISCGLYDKDIAVGYAMHGIEIENGRIWLDRFMLDGHHQGKGYAKKFLHMLVEEMYRRYSCTRIYLSIHPENEFARKLYESFGFTSNGEMDGPEEVMVLDLTNE
- a CDS encoding MFS transporter translates to MSIFTQMTKQQRIGLLFVILILFIDMLLYSLLIPIVPYFTEMLAPSSTMMGVLFSSYAVAMLIATPIFGPISDRIGRRTMLLIGLLGLAASTLLFAFAETMALLITARFVQGIAAAATWPTALALLADLFPSKMRGAVMGIALTAISTGTLLGAPIGGWLFEISDHRMPFLAAAAFTVINIVLVYLFLKEDTTRTVSEKLHVGGFIRNPQVIFIAGIVLLAEISLCLLEPTLPVFFTEKLSMTPTTIGLLFGVMTLAYGLIAPVAGSLSSRMNPYKLMFGGIITLAVFLPLLAWADSLWQAMLAMALVGASIGFTLSPTLSTLGAIIDQGGSGAYGTAYSLFNMFHGIGMVAGPLAGGILTDLLPVSSALLIVAASILGFGILLFVQLKASKSARLYTNESEMKL
- a CDS encoding TetR/AcrR family transcriptional regulator: MKGFIEEIRDKGMKFSMDDLAKRLGISKRTLYEHFSSKVEILETIIQQSFEEGDEKTQQILADDSLSLIDKIKGVMMVLPTHYEFYDLRILEQMKRYYPEQYAQVEASLSEDWQTLRVLIEQGIREGQIVNMNVTLMLKVIVDALNSTLDLRFYTKNQITVSEALSAIVDVLLFGLVPADKR